A genomic segment from Alteribacillus bidgolensis encodes:
- a CDS encoding AEC family transporter, giving the protein MQIRCYTLPHITQHFSHALHCRYTLSYSLKRCIIWKTLHNIQFDLSTLSKMLTYIFLPAVIFSNIYQNEMEGSLLLQVGGFLALQLVILAVIAHIVEKILKMDRKLTSTFKNSLVLNNSGNFGLPVSQLVFHSNPIGASIQIIVMMFQNIVTYTYGLMNAASAKQADLSALKELFKTPILYIRVHI; this is encoded by the coding sequence ATGCAAATACGGTGTTACACTCTTCCCCATATTACACAACATTTTTCTCATGCTCTTCATTGCCGATACACTTTAAGCTATTCATTGAAACGATGTATTATCTGGAAGACATTGCATAACATTCAATTCGATTTAAGTACTCTATCAAAAATGTTAACGTACATATTTTTACCGGCTGTGATTTTTTCAAACATTTACCAGAATGAAATGGAGGGGAGCCTGCTATTACAGGTCGGAGGGTTTCTAGCATTGCAGTTAGTGATACTTGCTGTTATCGCCCATATCGTAGAAAAAATATTAAAAATGGACCGAAAACTTACCTCTACATTTAAAAACAGCCTTGTATTAAACAACTCTGGAAACTTTGGCCTTCCTGTCAGCCAATTAGTTTTTCATAGCAATCCAATTGGGGCTTCTATTCAAATTATTGTGATGATGTTCCAAAACATTGTGACCTATACATATGGTTTAATGAATGCCGCATCAGCGAAACAAGCAGATTTAAGTGCATTAAAGGAACTTTTTAAGACACCTATCTTATATATTAGGGTTCATATTTAA
- a CDS encoding penicillin acylase family protein, with translation MRKFVCLAIAGLMVLPVMGVQANDSSSFSRPHQEDRHEAAEKSERVGEVEVIRDEYGVPHLYAKNKEDLYKAYGYVMAKDRLFQLEMFKRGNEGTASEIFGDEYFFRDQQSRRDGYTDAEVKDMIADLEPKTREIIEQFADGITMYIQEALQAPDEKLSKEFHDYNFSPEDWTAVDVVRVYMASMTYFMDSHQELTNAEILKALENEYGKEQAKKMFDDLIWENDPKAPTSIQDSKENAENNGTYSSMQEISSGVISAAEDVGKERKDFVESSEKLGLPLKIGSNAAIVSPDKSATDNAVLFSGPQVGFVAPGFLYEVGLHAPGFDMEGSGFIGYPFIMFGANNFFAFSSTAGYGNVTDIFEEQLNPENPHQYRYNGKWRDMEKRTETFYVQKDNGEKKKVEESFYRTVHGPVVSIDEENNVAYSKSYSFRGTETQSIEAFMKANWAKNIHQFEEAASQFTMSLNWYYADKRGNIGYYHVGKYPKRNDEIDPRFPTPGTGDYEWEGFLPFHENPQVVNPDSGYVVNWNNKPSKNWTNGELSFNWGQDNRVQQFIKGMETRDEVKLEDLNEINYTASFAQLRTHYFKPLLIETLENHEDEQEHYSYLKEELEKWNNLEEDVNKDGEYDAGIATFFNEWWELVHDKIFEDELGHMNELTKEITDHRYGATLAYKVLNEEETNVDWADKDPEQIILESADQAFDKMQQEKGSTVEDWRSSIRTMTFGEESLIGIPHGLGDETPIISMNRGSENHYIEMKPRAPQGYNVTPPGQIGFVKKDGTLSQHYNDQLELYENWEFKKYLFNRKDIKKAASTTEKIYVRPEN, from the coding sequence ATGAGGAAATTTGTGTGTTTAGCAATCGCTGGACTTATGGTGCTTCCCGTTATGGGAGTACAGGCAAATGATTCATCGTCCTTTAGCCGGCCACATCAAGAAGATCGTCACGAGGCTGCTGAGAAGTCTGAGAGAGTAGGCGAAGTTGAGGTCATACGGGACGAGTACGGTGTTCCTCATCTTTATGCTAAAAACAAAGAGGATTTGTATAAGGCATATGGGTATGTGATGGCGAAGGATCGCCTCTTTCAGTTAGAAATGTTTAAGCGCGGGAATGAAGGAACAGCGTCAGAAATTTTTGGTGATGAATACTTTTTCAGGGATCAACAAAGCAGGCGGGATGGCTATACGGATGCAGAAGTTAAGGATATGATTGCGGACTTGGAACCGAAAACAAGAGAGATTATTGAACAATTTGCTGACGGAATTACAATGTACATACAAGAAGCTTTACAAGCCCCCGACGAGAAGTTATCTAAAGAGTTTCATGACTATAACTTTTCACCTGAAGATTGGACTGCTGTTGATGTAGTGCGCGTCTATATGGCTTCCATGACTTATTTCATGGATAGTCACCAAGAGTTAACAAATGCCGAGATTTTAAAGGCATTGGAAAATGAATATGGAAAAGAACAAGCGAAAAAAATGTTTGATGATTTAATTTGGGAAAACGATCCAAAAGCACCTACTAGTATCCAAGACAGTAAAGAGAATGCAGAAAACAATGGGACTTATAGTTCCATGCAGGAGATTTCATCGGGAGTAATAAGCGCTGCGGAAGATGTGGGGAAAGAAAGAAAAGACTTTGTGGAATCATCAGAAAAGCTTGGTCTGCCTCTGAAAATTGGCAGTAATGCGGCAATTGTAAGCCCTGACAAATCAGCAACAGACAATGCTGTATTATTCAGCGGGCCTCAAGTCGGTTTCGTTGCGCCTGGGTTTTTGTATGAAGTAGGCTTGCATGCTCCAGGATTTGATATGGAAGGCTCCGGTTTTATAGGCTACCCTTTTATTATGTTTGGTGCGAATAATTTCTTTGCTTTCAGTTCAACGGCAGGTTATGGGAACGTAACCGACATATTTGAAGAACAATTAAACCCGGAAAATCCTCACCAGTACCGTTATAATGGTAAGTGGAGGGATATGGAAAAAAGAACGGAAACCTTTTATGTCCAAAAAGACAACGGGGAAAAGAAAAAGGTAGAAGAGAGCTTTTATCGTACCGTTCACGGGCCCGTTGTTAGTATAGACGAGGAAAATAACGTTGCATACAGTAAATCATATTCCTTTCGCGGTACTGAAACACAAAGTATAGAGGCGTTTATGAAGGCTAATTGGGCAAAAAATATACATCAGTTTGAAGAGGCAGCTAGTCAATTTACGATGTCTTTAAATTGGTATTACGCCGATAAAAGAGGAAACATTGGTTACTATCATGTCGGGAAATACCCGAAAAGAAATGATGAAATTGATCCAAGATTCCCGACACCAGGAACCGGTGACTATGAGTGGGAAGGTTTTTTGCCATTCCACGAAAACCCACAGGTCGTCAATCCTGACAGCGGATATGTGGTGAATTGGAATAATAAACCTTCCAAAAACTGGACAAATGGAGAATTAAGCTTTAATTGGGGACAAGATAATCGAGTTCAGCAGTTTATCAAGGGCATGGAAACAAGAGATGAAGTCAAATTGGAGGACTTAAATGAAATTAACTACACAGCTAGTTTTGCTCAGCTTCGTACCCACTACTTTAAGCCATTATTAATAGAAACACTGGAGAACCACGAAGATGAACAAGAACACTATTCCTACTTGAAAGAAGAACTGGAAAAGTGGAACAACCTAGAAGAGGATGTAAACAAGGATGGGGAGTACGACGCAGGTATTGCTACGTTCTTTAATGAATGGTGGGAGCTTGTTCACGATAAAATATTTGAAGACGAATTAGGACACATGAATGAATTAACAAAAGAAATCACTGATCATCGTTATGGGGCTACATTAGCTTATAAGGTCCTAAATGAAGAGGAAACGAATGTTGACTGGGCAGATAAAGATCCTGAACAAATTATTCTAGAAAGTGCTGACCAGGCTTTTGACAAAATGCAGCAAGAAAAAGGATCGACCGTGGAGGATTGGCGTTCTTCAATTCGTACCATGACATTTGGGGAAGAATCTTTAATTGGTATTCCGCATGGGTTAGGAGATGAAACACCTATAATTAGTATGAACCGAGGCAGCGAAAACCATTATATCGAAATGAAACCGAGGGCTCCACAAGGGTACAATGTCACCCCTCCAGGTCAAATAGGTTTTGTCAAAAAAGATGGAACACTCAGTCAACATTATAATGATCAACTAGAACTTTATGAAAACTGGGAGTTCAAAAAATATTTATTTAACAGGAAGGATATCAAAAAAGCCGCTTCTACTACAGAAAAAATATATGTTCGCCCTGAGAATTAA
- a CDS encoding DUF1516 family protein, whose translation MIVHYHLGSITLIIFLFIIVNHLYTRQKKRTAVILHQVLRFMYLFAALTGLMLLGILPVYLGGLFKAFLGLGSIGLIEIYFVHKLKNDAPKYLHVILIVFLSITVIMGLVLPQGISILF comes from the coding sequence ATGATTGTCCACTACCATCTTGGTTCCATTACTCTAATTATCTTCCTTTTTATCATTGTCAATCACTTGTATACACGGCAAAAGAAGAGAACAGCGGTTATTCTCCACCAAGTACTTCGGTTCATGTATTTGTTTGCTGCCCTGACTGGTCTCATGCTGCTTGGAATACTGCCCGTGTACCTGGGAGGCTTATTTAAGGCGTTTTTAGGCCTTGGCAGTATTGGATTAATAGAAATTTACTTTGTTCACAAATTAAAAAACGACGCCCCTAAATACTTACACGTGATTCTTATTGTCTTTTTGTCCATTACAGTAATCATGGGATTAGTTCTCCCTCAAGGCATCTCCATTTTATTCTAG
- a CDS encoding MarR family winged helix-turn-helix transcriptional regulator — protein sequence MDFNLQDLPSTKILSEYAEQIAEVDVLSVELCLTFLATARKLSDSYQFYFSKHGLSEGKFTILMLLYRDSNKALFPSELAERAGVTRGTVTGLLDGLEKSNWVKRQHNVEDRRKLSIVLTDEGKQRLEKMLPDHYFKTNALMKNLSDKEKELFKALLHKIYEGTSVLYE from the coding sequence ATGGATTTTAACCTGCAAGACTTACCAAGCACCAAAATTTTATCCGAATACGCTGAACAAATCGCAGAAGTAGATGTATTGTCTGTAGAGTTATGCCTCACTTTTCTTGCAACAGCACGCAAATTATCGGATTCTTATCAGTTTTATTTTTCTAAGCATGGGTTATCGGAAGGTAAATTTACTATTCTTATGCTGCTTTACCGGGATTCAAATAAAGCGCTTTTTCCATCTGAACTGGCTGAAAGAGCCGGGGTGACAAGAGGGACGGTCACAGGACTGCTGGATGGATTGGAAAAGAGCAACTGGGTGAAAAGGCAGCACAATGTTGAGGATCGGCGCAAGCTTTCCATTGTACTAACCGATGAAGGGAAGCAGCGATTAGAGAAGATGCTTCCAGACCATTATTTTAAAACAAACGCATTGATGAAGAATTTAAGTGATAAGGAGAAAGAGCTGTTTAAAGCTCTGCTTCATAAAATTTATGAAGGCACTTCGGTGCTGTATGAATAA
- a CDS encoding AEC family transporter — MPSFLWSPLENAANAFLAFALLTLGAQVAYPALKNFTFIFHLSVLGRLVFSPILALAILLILGMDGTIAQALFIASFFPMSRNSALFALIYDNYPDYAGQGVLVSTLLSSITVTIVVYLAEVIF, encoded by the coding sequence ATACCTTCTTTTCTATGGTCCCCTCTTGAAAATGCAGCAAATGCTTTTCTAGCGTTTGCTCTGCTGACGCTTGGAGCACAAGTTGCTTATCCCGCCCTTAAAAATTTCACCTTCATTTTTCATCTCAGTGTGTTGGGGCGGCTTGTTTTTTCACCAATCCTAGCATTGGCTATATTATTAATCCTAGGCATGGATGGCACGATTGCTCAAGCTTTATTTATCGCAAGCTTTTTCCCTATGTCCCGGAACAGTGCGTTGTTTGCATTAATCTATGACAATTATCCCGATTATGCAGGGCAGGGAGTCCTTGTTTCTACCTTGTTAAGCAGTATTACTGTAACTATTGTGGTTTATTTAGCAGAAGTTATTTTCTAG
- a CDS encoding proline dehydrogenase family protein translates to MKQVSRDFFLFLSKNKTLNRGAKKWGLKLGASKVVAGVTIDSAMKTVKSLNERGLMCTVDHLGEFVTESKEAEEAADCCMETINAMAEYGVDCHLSLKLTQLGLDIDEKLCLDNMRNILSTAEKHRNFVNIDMEDYSHYQQTLNLLKELHEDYDNVGTVLQAYLHRAETDLEHLKGVPLRLVKGAYKESAEVAFQDKEDINANFLALIEKHLLNGSYTAIATHDHYIIEKVKEFVDIHNIPKDLFEFQMLYGFRNELQEQLVNEGYRFRTYVPFGNDWYGYFMRRLAERPQNVAFAFKGFFSK, encoded by the coding sequence ATGAAACAAGTAAGCAGAGACTTTTTCCTCTTTTTATCAAAGAATAAAACGTTAAATCGCGGAGCAAAAAAATGGGGGCTTAAACTAGGAGCTTCTAAAGTTGTTGCTGGAGTAACCATCGATAGTGCCATGAAAACCGTCAAGTCCTTAAATGAAAGAGGATTAATGTGTACCGTTGATCACCTTGGTGAATTTGTAACGGAAAGCAAAGAAGCAGAAGAAGCCGCTGACTGCTGTATGGAAACGATAAACGCCATGGCAGAGTATGGGGTTGATTGTCATTTATCATTAAAGCTGACTCAACTCGGACTAGACATTGACGAAAAATTATGTTTAGACAACATGAGAAACATTCTTTCAACAGCTGAAAAACATCGTAACTTTGTGAACATTGATATGGAAGATTACAGTCATTATCAGCAAACACTTAATCTGCTAAAAGAATTGCATGAAGATTATGATAACGTCGGTACCGTTCTTCAAGCGTATTTACATCGTGCAGAAACTGATCTAGAACATTTAAAAGGCGTGCCTTTACGGCTTGTAAAAGGGGCTTACAAAGAAAGTGCAGAAGTGGCCTTTCAAGATAAAGAAGACATCAATGCTAATTTTCTAGCACTTATTGAAAAACATCTTTTAAATGGTAGTTATACAGCTATTGCAACACATGACCATTATATTATTGAAAAAGTAAAAGAATTTGTCGATATTCATAACATTCCAAAAGATTTGTTTGAATTTCAAATGCTATATGGTTTTCGCAATGAACTTCAAGAACAACTGGTCAATGAAGGGTATCGTTTTAGAACTTACGTACCGTTCGGTAATGATTGGTATGGTTATTTTATGCGTCGATTAGCTGAACGACCACAAAATGTAGCCTTTGCGTTTAAAGGATTTTTCTCTAAATAG
- a CDS encoding sigma-54 interaction domain-containing protein, with protein MEKIQSLTNEQQRFIDQFMFDQVDQGIRVIDLNETPIIYNEKMKSIESMTLDDLSDKKITDLFQFHDERDSRLLQAIHHGKTTKNKKQTYLNYKGEEITTVNHIFPIHYDGKVIAAAEIAKDVTKIERLIRDNLNRQGNTRYRFDSIIGTSPEMKSIIENAKRATRTSSSVLIVGETGTGKELFVQSIHSGSSRGSGPYISQNCAALPESLIEGILFGTVKGAFTGAIERPGLFEEAEGGTLMLDEINSLPTSLQAKLLRAIQEKKITRIGDHKERPIDVRILATINEDPIEAITNNRLRKDLYYRLSVVTLFVPPLRERKSDIPLLVETFIKKYNQLFQMNVAEVSNEVFDLFYSYDWPGNVRELEHVIEGAMNFMFEEEALTPSHLPVHFQNKTKNETNTDHQVSANNQLTPLLEGESLRDRLYDIEQNFIIQTLEKYHYNVNRAAKELGISRQSLQYRMEKFNIKRP; from the coding sequence ATGGAAAAAATTCAAAGCCTAACAAATGAACAACAACGTTTCATCGATCAATTTATGTTCGATCAAGTAGATCAAGGCATCCGAGTGATTGATTTAAATGAAACGCCCATCATTTATAACGAAAAAATGAAATCCATTGAATCGATGACTTTAGATGATTTATCTGACAAAAAAATTACGGATTTATTCCAATTTCACGATGAACGAGATAGCCGCTTGCTTCAAGCGATTCACCACGGGAAAACGACTAAAAATAAAAAACAAACTTATCTTAATTACAAAGGAGAAGAGATTACAACAGTTAATCATATTTTCCCTATTCATTACGACGGTAAAGTCATCGCAGCTGCGGAGATTGCAAAAGATGTGACCAAGATTGAACGCTTAATACGTGATAATCTCAATCGTCAAGGAAATACTCGATATAGGTTTGATAGCATTATTGGAACTTCCCCGGAAATGAAAAGCATCATTGAAAATGCTAAACGTGCTACACGTACGTCGTCTTCCGTTTTAATTGTAGGCGAAACAGGAACAGGAAAAGAGCTGTTTGTACAGAGTATTCATTCCGGAAGCTCGAGAGGCAGCGGTCCTTATATCTCTCAAAACTGTGCCGCTCTTCCGGAAAGTTTAATCGAGGGTATTTTGTTTGGAACGGTGAAAGGAGCATTTACAGGAGCAATAGAACGCCCTGGTCTTTTTGAAGAAGCCGAAGGCGGAACACTCATGCTCGATGAAATTAATTCTTTACCTACTTCCCTTCAAGCGAAACTGCTTCGTGCGATCCAAGAAAAAAAGATTACACGTATTGGCGATCATAAAGAACGCCCTATTGATGTTAGAATCTTGGCAACTATTAATGAAGATCCAATTGAAGCCATTACAAACAATCGTTTACGAAAAGACCTGTATTATAGGTTAAGTGTCGTTACTCTCTTTGTCCCGCCATTACGTGAGCGTAAGAGTGATATTCCGCTGCTCGTTGAGACATTTATAAAAAAATACAATCAGCTGTTCCAGATGAACGTTGCTGAGGTCTCTAATGAGGTTTTCGATCTTTTTTATTCCTACGATTGGCCGGGAAATGTTAGAGAATTAGAACACGTGATTGAAGGGGCTATGAATTTTATGTTTGAGGAAGAAGCACTTACCCCTTCCCATTTACCTGTACATTTTCAGAATAAAACAAAAAATGAAACAAACACGGATCATCAAGTGTCTGCCAACAACCAGTTAACACCTCTTTTAGAAGGAGAGTCACTACGCGACCGATTGTACGATATTGAACAGAATTTTATTATCCAAACGCTAGAAAAATATCATTATAATGTAAACCGTGCTGCAAAAGAATTGGGGATCAGTCGACAAAGTTTACAGTATAGAATGGAGAAGTTTAATATAAAAAGACCATAA
- a CDS encoding metal-binding protein ZinT yields MKISFAKGVSILAISSLLVVGCQTSDSTEDESNDHETSSSVSEDSSETQEQTSESHTHESEDDHNHEHEHDHSHADDEETEQIYDGYFEDSQVKDRSLSDWEGDWQSVYPYLQDGTLDEVFDHKAEHEGDKTAEEYKEYYNEGYQTDVNRIVIQDNTVTFFKNGKESSGEYIYDGYEILTYDAGNRGVRYIFKLEEEAEGVPQYIQFSDHSIYPNEADHYHLYWGDDREALLDEVVNWPTYYPSEMDGHDIAHEMMSH; encoded by the coding sequence ATGAAGATTTCATTTGCAAAAGGGGTAAGCATATTAGCTATCAGTTCACTACTAGTAGTTGGGTGTCAGACGTCAGATTCAACCGAAGATGAGTCAAATGATCATGAAACATCCTCATCTGTTTCAGAAGACTCTTCTGAAACGCAGGAGCAAACGTCTGAAAGTCATACACATGAAAGTGAAGACGATCACAATCATGAGCATGAGCATGATCATAGCCATGCAGACGATGAAGAAACAGAACAAATTTATGACGGCTATTTTGAAGACAGCCAAGTGAAGGATCGTTCCCTCTCCGATTGGGAAGGAGACTGGCAGTCTGTATATCCATATCTACAGGATGGTACGCTCGACGAGGTGTTTGACCATAAAGCGGAACACGAAGGAGACAAGACAGCTGAAGAATACAAGGAGTATTATAACGAAGGATATCAAACCGATGTTAACCGTATCGTGATTCAAGACAATACTGTTACCTTCTTCAAAAATGGAAAGGAATCTTCTGGTGAGTATATCTATGATGGGTACGAAATTCTAACATATGATGCGGGAAATAGAGGAGTAAGATACATATTTAAACTAGAAGAAGAAGCTGAAGGAGTTCCTCAGTATATTCAATTTAGTGATCATAGTATCTATCCGAATGAAGCTGATCACTACCACCTGTATTGGGGTGACGACCGCGAAGCTTTATTGGATGAAGTGGTAAACTGGCCTACTTACTACCCTTCAGAAATGGATGGACATGATATTGCCCATGAGATGATGTCGCATTAA
- a CDS encoding DUF2512 family protein produces MLGLIVKLFVCPITVAIAAFIFPNVNYANLWQPIVVGLILAVSAHMMELFILKKGTFWFSTVLDFIAATILVYVVSLFFATATVTFFGALLTSLLLSITELVQHNWLIKSERTQKSPT; encoded by the coding sequence TTGCTTGGATTGATCGTTAAACTATTTGTTTGTCCCATTACAGTAGCTATAGCCGCTTTTATATTTCCAAATGTAAACTACGCAAATTTATGGCAGCCGATTGTTGTTGGTCTTATTCTGGCTGTTTCTGCTCACATGATGGAACTGTTTATATTGAAAAAAGGAACATTTTGGTTTAGCACCGTTCTTGATTTCATTGCGGCAACCATTCTCGTATATGTAGTTTCATTATTTTTTGCTACAGCTACGGTTACTTTTTTTGGGGCTCTTTTAACTTCCTTGTTACTTTCTATAACAGAATTAGTTCAACATAACTGGTTGATAAAAAGTGAAAGAACACAAAAATCACCTACTTAA
- the pruA gene encoding L-glutamate gamma-semialdehyde dehydrogenase: MVWDYKHEPFTDFTKEENRREFKQALELVKGELGKEYPLIIGGERVMTDDKIVSENPSNKKEIVGYVSKATKEHAEQAMQQAQKAFKEWKKWKPEARANVLFRAAGIVRRRKHEFSSYLAYEAGKPWKEADADTAEAIDFMEYYGRQIIRFKDGVTINSREQLEENRYTYLPLGVGVTISPWNFAFAIMAGTTVGPMVCGNTVLLKPASTTPVVAYKFMEVLEEAGMPAGVVNFIPGSGSEIGDYLVDHPKTSFVNFTGSKDVGVRIYERAAKVQPGQIWLKRVAIEMGGKDTIVVDSDSNIEVAVESIIYSAFGFSGQKCSACSRAVIHEDVYDEVLDKVAKRADELTVGTPEDHENFMGPVNDQAAFDKIMSYIDIGNEEGKLVAGGKGDNTEGYFIRPTVIADVDPEARLMQEEIFGPVVAFTKAKNFQEALDIANNTEYGLTGGVISNNRAHLEQAREEFHVGNLYFNRGCTGAIVGYQPFGGFNMSGTDSKAGGPDYLLQFMQPKTVSDQF, translated from the coding sequence ATGGTTTGGGATTATAAACATGAACCTTTTACAGACTTTACAAAGGAAGAGAATCGTAGAGAATTTAAACAAGCACTTGAACTCGTGAAAGGTGAACTCGGTAAAGAATATCCGCTGATTATTGGTGGAGAACGTGTGATGACCGACGATAAAATTGTTTCTGAAAATCCATCGAATAAAAAAGAAATCGTCGGTTACGTGTCAAAAGCGACAAAAGAACATGCTGAACAAGCTATGCAACAAGCACAAAAAGCATTTAAAGAGTGGAAAAAGTGGAAGCCCGAAGCACGTGCTAATGTTCTTTTCCGTGCAGCTGGAATTGTGCGTCGCAGAAAACATGAATTTTCTTCTTACCTTGCTTATGAAGCAGGAAAGCCATGGAAAGAAGCAGATGCGGATACGGCAGAAGCGATCGACTTTATGGAATATTACGGCCGGCAGATCATTCGTTTCAAAGACGGTGTGACAATTAACAGCCGTGAACAATTGGAGGAAAACCGTTACACGTATCTTCCATTAGGTGTAGGAGTAACCATTTCTCCGTGGAACTTTGCCTTTGCTATTATGGCTGGAACAACAGTAGGCCCTATGGTATGTGGAAATACCGTATTGCTTAAGCCAGCAAGTACAACCCCTGTCGTAGCATATAAATTTATGGAAGTTCTTGAAGAAGCGGGCATGCCGGCAGGTGTCGTGAACTTCATTCCAGGAAGCGGTTCAGAAATTGGTGATTACCTTGTTGATCACCCGAAAACAAGCTTCGTCAACTTTACCGGATCAAAAGATGTTGGGGTTAGAATATATGAACGGGCAGCAAAAGTACAACCTGGCCAAATCTGGTTAAAACGAGTAGCAATTGAAATGGGCGGTAAGGATACGATTGTTGTTGACTCTGACTCTAATATCGAAGTTGCTGTTGAATCCATCATTTACTCAGCTTTCGGGTTCTCTGGGCAAAAATGTTCCGCTTGCTCCCGAGCTGTCATCCATGAAGACGTTTATGATGAAGTGTTAGATAAAGTAGCTAAAAGAGCAGACGAGCTTACAGTTGGTACTCCCGAAGACCACGAAAACTTTATGGGTCCAGTAAATGACCAAGCGGCTTTTGATAAAATTATGAGCTATATCGATATCGGTAATGAAGAAGGAAAACTTGTCGCAGGCGGAAAAGGAGACAATACTGAAGGTTACTTTATTCGTCCGACCGTAATTGCTGATGTAGATCCTGAAGCTCGCCTCATGCAAGAGGAAATCTTCGGCCCTGTCGTCGCTTTTACGAAAGCGAAAAACTTCCAAGAAGCCCTTGATATTGCAAACAACACTGAATATGGATTAACAGGCGGTGTTATTTCCAACAACCGTGCACACCTCGAACAAGCACGTGAAGAGTTCCATGTCGGCAATCTGTACTTTAACCGCGGCTGCACAGGTGCAATCGTCGGATACCAGCCTTTTGGTGGTTTTAACATGTCCGGTACCGATTCCAAAGCCGGTGGACCTGATTATCTCCTTCAATTTATGCAGCCTAAAACAGTATCTGATCAGTTTTAA
- a CDS encoding rhodanese-like domain-containing protein: MAANAYFEEKIKSTFSPMDYMMQAKESPEKFYLVDVRNGLPHLKKEKIEGAVEIPQAELENRLNELPKDKTLVLYCWDVWCNTAAKAALTLIDKGFDVKELAGGIAAWNKMEFPTETVEGVTK; this comes from the coding sequence ATGGCTGCCAATGCATACTTTGAAGAAAAAATTAAGTCAACGTTTAGCCCTATGGATTACATGATGCAGGCAAAAGAATCCCCTGAAAAATTTTACCTGGTTGATGTACGCAACGGTCTGCCTCATCTTAAAAAAGAAAAGATAGAAGGGGCCGTAGAAATACCACAAGCAGAACTGGAGAACCGTCTAAATGAATTGCCGAAAGATAAAACATTGGTTCTGTATTGTTGGGATGTTTGGTGCAATACAGCAGCAAAAGCTGCATTAACGTTAATAGACAAAGGGTTTGACGTAAAGGAACTAGCTGGCGGGATCGCTGCATGGAACAAGATGGAGTTTCCAACAGAAACCGTGGAAGGCGTTACGAAATAA